Proteins from a single region of Penaeus monodon isolate SGIC_2016 chromosome 12, NSTDA_Pmon_1, whole genome shotgun sequence:
- the LOC119579174 gene encoding eukaryotic peptide chain release factor subunit 1-like — translation MGDHHTIARGTFREYEILYDKNVRIANKHGRGGQSQNRFARLALETRVQHLNIIFDRMAEAFFNGEGRCTVERIVVAGPGPMKQQLLEHLPEKWFEAVDQNPVTVDHTSFVGMHELVQLLEERCATESKLEQQRQRQRTRKEDRKDQKGQQRGGGRKELQEEAVVTLYGYRFMVVGRDVVALYRGT, via the exons ATGGGCGACCACCACACCATCGCCAGGGGGACCTTCAGGGAGTACGAGATCCTCTACGACAAGAACGTCCGCATCGCCAACAAGCACGGGCGCGGCGGCCAGTCGCAGAACCGCTTCGCCCGCCTCGCCCTAGAGACCCGCGTGCAACACCTGAACATCATCTTCGACCGCATGGCCGAGGCCTTCTTCAACGGCGAGGGGCGCTGCACGGTCGAGAGGATCGTGGTGGCCGGCCCCGGGCCCATGAAGCAGCAGCTGCTCGAACACCTGCCCGAGAAGTGGTTCGAGGCCGTGGACCAGAACCCCGTGACCGTGGACCACACGAGCTTCGTCGGGATGCACGAGCTCGTGCAGCTGCTGGAGGAGAGGTGCGCCACAGAGTCCAAGCTGGAgcagcagaggcagaggcagaggacgCGCAAGGAGGACCGGAAGGATCAGAAGGGGCAGCAGCGGGGCGGCGGCAGGAAGGAGCTCcaggaagag GCGGTGGTTACGTTATACGGATATCGGTTTATGGTCGTTGGTCGTGATGTGGTTGCTCTGTACAGAGGCACATAG